One Brassica oleracea var. oleracea cultivar TO1000 chromosome C7, BOL, whole genome shotgun sequence genomic window carries:
- the LOC106305471 gene encoding vacuolar protein sorting-associated protein 32 homolog 1 has product MFTRLFRKPKKKETDTLQTLEKLNETLYMLEKKESLLLKRAAQEVEIAKDKNKRAAMLCLKRKSVYEQQVEQLGNYQLRIHDQMIMLEGSKATTETLDALRSGASAMKAMQKATNIHDVDKTMDEISEQTDYMRQIQDALSAPFGSDFDEDELEAELEELESAELEEELLEPVRPVQNLPEGKQPARPATQKKQTAYEDELAALQADMAL; this is encoded by the exons ATGTTTACTCGGCTATTCCGTAAACCAAAGAAGAAGGAGACTGATACTCTCCAAACATTAGAGAAGCTTAATGAG ACTCTTTACATGCTAGAGAAGAAGGAAAGTTTGCTTCTCAAGAGAGCTGCTCAAGAGGTTGAGATAGCAAAGGACAAGAACAAACGAG CGGCTATGCTATGTTTGAAAAGGAAGAGTGTCTATGAGCAACAAGTCGAACAGCTTGGAAATTACCAGCTCCGTATTCATGATCAA ATGATTATGTTAGAAGGTTCTAAAGCAACAACAGAGACTTTAGATGCTTTGAGGAGTGGTGCCTCTGCGATGAAAGCTATGCAGAAAGCAAC AAACATTCACGATGTTGACAAGACCATGGATGAAATCAGTGAGCAAACCGATTACATGCGACAGATCCAGGACGCTTTGTCTGCTCCATTTGGATCTGATTTCGATGAG GATGAATTGGAAGCAGAACTTGAAGAGCTTGAAAGCGCAGAGCTAGAAGAGGAACTTCTTGAGCCGGTAAGACCTGTTCAAAACCTTCCTGAAGGAAAGCAACCGGCTCGTCCTGCAACTCAGAAGAAACAGACCGCTTATGAAGATGAACTGGCTGCATTACAAGCTGATATGGCCCTCTAA